GATAACTAATAGCTAAAGAATAGGAAGATGCAAATTGAGACAATTGAGAGTAGTAGTAACAGGAATCGGCGGCCCAACAGCCCAAGGCGTGCTTCGCGGCTTGCAGGAACGCCAGAACGTGTACATAATCGGCGCAGACAGACGGAGTGTCACGACCGGAAATCAATTTTGTGATAAAGTAGTCAAAATTCCTCGTTATACAAAACCTGATGAATACAAAAAAGCGATTCAGGACATCATCGCTGAAGAACGGATCGACGCCATTTTCCCATGCTTGCACGAAGAGATCGACTTGTTTCGGGAATTTCGGGATGAATTGAACGCAGCTGTTGCACTGCCGGTCTGCGAAGACTTTGACGCTCTTATGGACAAAGAAAAATCATACGAGTATTTGGCAAAACGCGGTTTGGATCGATACATACCAAAATACTTCGGCTACAATACGGCTGAAGAACTCCGGGAAATAATGAGCCAGTTTTTCCCGGGAGAAAAGTACGTTGTTTCCAAAAATATAAGCGGCTATGGCGCCATGGGATTTGCCATTTTGACAGACCGGCAGAACTTTTTGAAAGCGCTGAAAGAAGGCAAACCGAAAGTCGTCAACATTGATGATTTCTGTGAAATACAGGATGACAACCGGAAAATCGCCATGGAGTACATGGGCGGTATGGAATTCAGCGTTGATGTTTTTGTATATGACGGAAAAGTAATCGTATCCGTCCCCCGGGAACGTACCGGCGTATCAAGCGGAATTGTGCTGGATGGCCTCGTCGTGGAAAACAAAGAACTGATTCAAGCTTCGACCGAGATTGCAGAATGCCTCATCACCGAAGGATTCATCAATTTCCAGTTCATCACGACAGACGATGGCTATAAACTGACGGACGTCAACGCCCGCTTCTGCGGAAGTCAGGTGATGAGCCTTGGAGCCGGTGTAAATTTCCCTTATCTGTTCCTCCAGTATAAGATCCTGAATGAAAAAGTGACGGTTCACCCAAGATGGAATACCCGCATGCTCCGGTTCCGGGAACCTCTTTTTATTTATGAAGAATCACATGCCGGAACCAATAAAGCCTAACTGAAGCGACGATGAAAAAAACAGTCCTCATCATCATGGCTCTGACAGTTCTTTCGAAATTCGTCGGGTTCTTCAGAGACATCACGCTTGCTTACTTTTACGGAGCATCCGGTATCAGTGATGCCTATATCGTCGCCATCACCGTGCCTTCTGTTATATTCGGCTTTATCGCGACCGGCATTTCGACCGGCTATATTCCGATGTACAACAAGATCGAGACAGAACGGGACGAGCAGTACAGCAAGCGGTATACAAATAACCTGCTGAATGTACTTTATGTTTTCTGCACATTCATTGTTATTTTAAGCCTTATTTTTGCTGAATTCATCGTTAAAATATTTGCAAGCGGATTTGAAGGCGAAATTTTGGCGCTGACCACCGATTTTACCCGGATTACAATCGCCGGTATTTACTTCAGCATCACCATCCGGATTTTAAGCGCTTATTTAAATATGAAGAAGCTATTTGCTGTCCCCACCCTGATTGGACTGCCGCTGAGTTTTGTCTTTATTATCTTTATTTTTCTGAGCGACCGGTTCGATTGGGTTTATCTGCTGGCAATCGGCAATGTGACTGCCCTTGCGGTCCAGCTTATCATTTTACTTATCTTCGCTTATAAAAAAGGATACCGGTACCGCTTTGTGTTTGATGTGAAAGACATTTACATCAAACGCATGTTGTTTCTGGCGATTCCGGTCATTCTCGGGACAGCTGTATCCCAGATCAATAAATTGATCGACCGGACACTCGCATCCCAGATTGAAATCGGTGCCATCTCTTCCTTGAACTATGCAAACACGTTGATTTTGTTCATCCAAGGTGTCGTCGTCGTCTCCATCTCGACTGTCATGTATCCTGCGATGTCTAAGATGGCTTCCAAAGGCAATATGGACGGTCTGAAACGTTCCGTCCTCCAGGCGATGACCGGTGTCAATATGTTTGTGTTGCCTGCAACAGCAGGAGCCTTGATTTTTGCCCGGCCCATTGTTGAACTGCTGTTCGGCCGGGGAGCATTTACGACAGAAGACGTCATTTTAACGGCGACTGCGTTCTTTTACTATTCGATCGGGATGATCGGCTTTGGCTTGCGGGAAGTGCTGTCCCGGGCGTTCTATTCGCTTCAGGACACCCGCACACCGATGATCAATGCAACGATCGCTGTTGCATTGAACATCGTGCTGAACTTCATCCTCGCTTATTATATGGGCATTGCAGGACTTGCACTGGCGACCAGTATCTCCGCATTGATCGCTACCGCCCTGCTGTCAGTTGCCCTGCGGAAAAAATTAGGCGCCTTCGGCTTGAAGTCTGCGGCAGTGCCGTTCGTGAAAATTTTACTGGCTTCAATTATTATGGGTATCATCACGAAAGTGATTTTCGATGCATTGCTCGTGCTGGGCATGGCTGCTGCACTTACGTTATCAGTCCTGATCGGAGCGGTGGTCTACTTCATCCTGCTGTATGTGCTGAAGATTGAGGAAGCACAGCTGTTCTTAAACCAGCTGAAACAAAGAATGGCGAAAAAACGCAAATGATTCTTTTTAAGAAATCCCCCTGCAGCATTGAAGCCGCAGGGGGATTTTCATTGTTATTCATTCTTTTGTCAGCCTCCGGATGATTGACTCGTGCTGGCCATAGGCTTCAAGCAATTGTCTGCGTTCGAACAGCTCAAAATCCTCGAAGACAAATCCAGGCGCCACCATACAGCCCACCAGGGAAAATGCATTATCCTCATCAATGGTTGCCCCGAATATGGTGCCCGCCTTAATCAGGACTTGCGGCCGCTCGCCATCTTCCAAGTTCAGACCCAGCTTCTTAGCTTCATAACTGCCGGCCGAATCTATGGTGTGGATGGTCAAACTGCTTCCGATATGGTAATACCATAATTCATCTGACTTCAGCCGGTGGAAACGGGAAACATCTCCCGACTCCAGCAAAAAGTAAATACTTGTATACAAACGCCTGGCACCGGTCTGCGAATCCGGATGAACTTCTTCATCCGACACAAATGACTGACAATAATAGCCGCCTTCCGGATGCCGGGTGAGACTTAGCTTGCTGATCCAGTCCTGTGCGGACATATATAGCCCCTTTTCCCGTCCAGCTGTTTTATGGATGTTCAATCCGATTTCCGCTCTTTCATTTCACGGACAGCGCGGGTGTATTTATCAAAATCGAATTCAACGCTATTCGGTTTGTAGAACCATAGAATATTCTCTTTTTCTCCCAATGTCAGCCAGTAGGTGACAACCGATTTCGGACTGCTGAGATCCGCTCCATTTTTTTCCGCTTTATGAAGCAGTTCCAGAATATGTGCAGGCGTCTTCATACTGCCTCTCCTCTCCGGTACATCACTTCACCGGCGACAACCGTCCATTCCACTTTGGCTTCAAGGATTCCATCCTCTTCCACTGAAAACAAGTCCCGGTCGAACACGGTGAAATCCGCATCGTACCCTTCTTTGATCAGCCCTCTTGTATCTTCTTTTCCAATCGCCGCTGCGCTTCCCACCGTGTAGAGCCCGATCGCTTCAAACCGGGACAGTTTTTCCTGGGGCATGTAGCCACCGTGTGTTTCACCCGGTTTCCGGCGGGCCACAGCTGCATGGATACCCAAAAGCGGGTCCACGTCTTCAACCGGCGCATCCGAACCTCCCGCACAAATCAAGCCATTCTGCAGTAGCTTTTTCCAGGCATAAGACCATTCAATCCGGTCGTGCCCAAGCCGTTCAACAGCCCACGGGAAATCAGACGTCACGAATTGCGGCTGAAGGTCGAGTGCCACATCCAGTTTCTTCATCCGATCAATCAGCGTTTCGCTCGCTACGACGGTATGGATCAGCCGATCCCGCTTGCCTTCCGGTACAGGATAAGCCTCCAAGGCAGTGAGGGCCAAGTCCAGGGCCAAGTCGCCGATAACATGGATGGCGACCGCTTCACCATAACTCCGGGCAAGTTTCACCAGCTCTTTCAGCCCTGCTTCGGAATGAATGGCGACTCCGTTGACAGATGGATTATCTGTATACGGTTTTGCCAGCAATGCCGTTCGGCCGCCGAGAGCACCGTCTGCAAAAATCTTCATGGCTCCCGGTTCCACGTAAGGTTCCTTGTACTCAGCCGTCCGGTTCATTTCCTCAAAGACCGTGTGGTGACGGAGCAAGTGAACCCGGAACTTCAATTCATTTCCAATGACATTCTTGAACGCACCCAGCGGTTTTGTGAATTCCCCGTAATACGCCATATCCTCCGTGTGAGAACCGGTCAGTCCGAGCGACAGCATATCCTCTACCGCCAGTTTTACAGCACTTGTCAGTTCCGCTGTATCTGCTTCCGGCATGACACCGAGCATCAGCTCTTGTGCAGCATCATGGAGAAAACCGGTCGGAGCCCCGTCAGCGTCCCGGACGATCAGCCCGCCTTCCGGATCTTCGGTTTCCTTAGTGATTCCGGCCAGTTCCAGTGCTTTTGAATTGGCCAGTACCGCATGCCGGCATACCCGGCGCAGCACCATAGGTCTATCGGTGATTTCGTCGAGTTCCACCCGGTGAAATATTTTCCGGTCCGGAAAATTGTTTTCATCCCAGCCATCGCCGACTACCCATTCGCTGTCATTGTCCGCTTCCGCTGCTGTGATCAATTGCTTTTTCATCTCATCGGAAGATGTCACTTTAGACAGATCCAGGCGGAGCAGCTTTTCTCCGTGGCCAATAAGATGCTGGTGACTGTCCACCAATCCCGGATACATGAACCCGCCTTGCAAATCCACTTCCATTATTGCCAGCGGCTTTAATTCGTTATATGTTCCTGCTTTATGTACAATTCCATCCTGTACGAGAACTGCTTCCACAGTCTCCCCTTCTGCTTGCATTGTATAGATCGTGCCTCCATGCCACAATTCCATAGCTGTCTCTCCTTTCCTTTCACTTACAACTATAATTCCATCTGCCGGCTGTGACAACTGCTGCGTTTTCAGCCTTGTTTCACTCTGAACCAAACCATTTTCGAAAAGGAAACCGTTATAGTGAATCGGCAATTACGCCTGCCCATTTCTCTTTATCACGACCAAAGTCATTTGACCATTGCACTTACGTCCGCTTCCGGTTATGGAACTCCTCCAAAAACTCTTTATGCCGCTTCTTTTCAATGTTGATCCATATCAAAAAATGATGAGGGCACCACCCACGGACAGAACAGCACACTGAACATAAAATTGAAATCCAGTTCTCTGACCACCTTTGCCGGAGTCTCTTCGACGACTGAAACGCCTTCAGCTGTTTCTGTTGTTGCTCCATCGCTGACACTGAAGACGTGACTGGTCTCCGGTGCTTCATAGTCCATGAACAGAACCATAAGAAATAAACCGATCAGCAGTCCGCCGATCACAGAAAACACAAATCTTTTCATCACTATTGCACCTCTCATTTTAGACAACACATGAATACTAGGTAATCCCAACGAATCTTTTCTATTCTCAATATCATTGTACCAGTCAATCAGCAATATATTTTAGTTATATTCCAATGTTTCAAAGCGTTTTCCATTTCTATGGTAAAATGAACGCAAGATATAAAACGAGCAAAAGGAGGATGCTTAATTGAAGAAGAGAAACTGTCTTATATTTCTGCTCCCACTGTTCTTTGCGGGTGCCTGTTCTTCCGAAGTTCCAGGTTCAGTCGACACTTTTGCAGATCAAGTGAATGAACAATTCGAGGCGGATGTTTTTATTCCGGAGTTTGAGGAATATCCGGTTACATCAGCGGAAATTCAAACGGTGCCTTTAGCTGGCACGAAAGAATTGCTTGTGACTTATTCAGGTGAAAAAGGCGAATTAAAGAGCGAGGAACATATTACTAATCACGAAGAGACAGTGGGCTCAGACGTTCTATACGGCATTTACGATGGAGAACCTTTCCTGTTTCGGTTAAGTTATGATGGCTTCGAAGCGATGAGTGGTGATGGCAATACCGAGACGCTAGACATCGACGGGACGGAAGTTCAGTATAGCGAAGCAGAAGACGGCGGGAATGAGTTTTTAAAAGCTTTTTTCAATACAGAAGAGGGATCGTATTCTCTTGAATTCGCTTTAAGTGAAGAACTCACCCGTGAAAAAGCTTTTGAAATTGTTGAGACAGTAGTAGATGGTGCAAATTCCTAATCAATAAGTTCGGAGACATACGTTTTTCCGCATTGGATTTTTAAATGAGTTAATTTCATAAATTACCTGCTTGAAAAAGTATAGACTGCTTTCCAGTTCACTTTTCCTCTAAAAACCGGATTTATGAATTTATCAAAAAGTTGGACGGACGGGAACCCGCTCGCTTTCCTAGGCAAGCGAGCATTAATACCTCGAATGCGGTTAATTAAACGTACTATTACTCTCATTCAACTTATGTAGGTTTTATCTATGCCTTAATATTTGGCTATATTAAGGAGAGTATTGGTATTAATTGTTTCAAAAGATGGAGAAAAACAGCGGCGGACGGACGGGGAGGATTTCCTGACCCGTTCATTTGCGAGAAGCAGGCGAAGCCACGCAGGAGCACCGGTTTTCGACTGCGGGAATGCGAAGCGCTGAAGGAATCAACGTTTCAGGTGCTTGTAAAAAATCAGAGCTCAAGCACAACGAATTTCCCAGTTAAGCTATTTCGCTTTTAAAGAATCTTGTTACGATGTAAAGATCTTTATTGTCACTTCACAATAGCTGTGATTTTTCCAACCTTCATTGGCACCGTTTCCATTTTTACGTTATACTTGTCTCATTATAAGACTAGCGGAGGTGAACCCTGCAGGAGCAGGGACCCACTTGGACAGTATACACTTATGGAACATTCTTTTAATTATCTTACTGATTGCATTCGCCGCTTTTTTCGTGGGCGCCGAATTTGCTGTGGTGAAAGTCCGAATGTCACGCATTGAGCAATTGGCATCGGAAGGCAACCGTTCGGCGCTGCTCGTGCAGAAAATCCTGGCAGACCTCGATTATTATTTATCGACCTGTCAATTGGGGATTACAGTCACCGCACTCGGCCTCGGCTGGTTTGGTGCGGAAATGGTCGAGGATTGGCTTGCCCCGTTTTTGCTTGAGCTGAACATTTCGGAATCGTTTGTCGGCATCCTAGCCTTGATCGCGGCGTTCGCCCTTGTCACTTTTTTCTATGTGGTATTCGGTGAACTCGCACCACGGTCCATTGCGGTCCAGCGGGCAGAACAAGTCACACTCGCAATTGCCCAGCCTCTGTATGCAATTGGCAAAGTGATGAAACCATTCGTCTGGATTTTAGCGGGATCAGCAAAGATTGTGCTGCGCGCATTCGGGGTTGAACCAGCCGGGCACGGTAAAGCTCATTCGGAGGAAGAGTTGAAAATCATCATGACGCAGAGCTATAAGAGCGGTGAGATTAACCAGACCGAGCTGTCATATATGCAGAATATCTTTGCTTTTGACGAACGGGTGGCCAAAGACATCATGCTGCCACGGACGCAGATGGAGACACTCTCACAGGATATGACGCATGATGAACTGCTGGAGGAATTGCGGGAACATCAGTACACCCGTTATCCCATCACAGAAAAAGGTGACAAGGATGACATCATCGGCTTC
Above is a genomic segment from Planococcus lenghuensis containing:
- a CDS encoding ATP-grasp domain-containing protein; the encoded protein is MRQLRVVVTGIGGPTAQGVLRGLQERQNVYIIGADRRSVTTGNQFCDKVVKIPRYTKPDEYKKAIQDIIAEERIDAIFPCLHEEIDLFREFRDELNAAVALPVCEDFDALMDKEKSYEYLAKRGLDRYIPKYFGYNTAEELREIMSQFFPGEKYVVSKNISGYGAMGFAILTDRQNFLKALKEGKPKVVNIDDFCEIQDDNRKIAMEYMGGMEFSVDVFVYDGKVIVSVPRERTGVSSGIVLDGLVVENKELIQASTEIAECLITEGFINFQFITTDDGYKLTDVNARFCGSQVMSLGAGVNFPYLFLQYKILNEKVTVHPRWNTRMLRFREPLFIYEESHAGTNKA
- the murJ gene encoding murein biosynthesis integral membrane protein MurJ, whose protein sequence is MKKTVLIIMALTVLSKFVGFFRDITLAYFYGASGISDAYIVAITVPSVIFGFIATGISTGYIPMYNKIETERDEQYSKRYTNNLLNVLYVFCTFIVILSLIFAEFIVKIFASGFEGEILALTTDFTRITIAGIYFSITIRILSAYLNMKKLFAVPTLIGLPLSFVFIIFIFLSDRFDWVYLLAIGNVTALAVQLIILLIFAYKKGYRYRFVFDVKDIYIKRMLFLAIPVILGTAVSQINKLIDRTLASQIEIGAISSLNYANTLILFIQGVVVVSISTVMYPAMSKMASKGNMDGLKRSVLQAMTGVNMFVLPATAGALIFARPIVELLFGRGAFTTEDVILTATAFFYYSIGMIGFGLREVLSRAFYSLQDTRTPMINATIAVALNIVLNFILAYYMGIAGLALATSISALIATALLSVALRKKLGAFGLKSAAVPFVKILLASIIMGIITKVIFDALLVLGMAAALTLSVLIGAVVYFILLYVLKIEEAQLFLNQLKQRMAKKRK
- a CDS encoding cupin domain-containing protein translates to MSAQDWISKLSLTRHPEGGYYCQSFVSDEEVHPDSQTGARRLYTSIYFLLESGDVSRFHRLKSDELWYYHIGSSLTIHTIDSAGSYEAKKLGLNLEDGERPQVLIKAGTIFGATIDEDNAFSLVGCMVAPGFVFEDFELFERRQLLEAYGQHESIIRRLTKE
- a CDS encoding amidohydrolase, with amino-acid sequence MELWHGGTIYTMQAEGETVEAVLVQDGIVHKAGTYNELKPLAIMEVDLQGGFMYPGLVDSHQHLIGHGEKLLRLDLSKVTSSDEMKKQLITAAEADNDSEWVVGDGWDENNFPDRKIFHRVELDEITDRPMVLRRVCRHAVLANSKALELAGITKETEDPEGGLIVRDADGAPTGFLHDAAQELMLGVMPEADTAELTSAVKLAVEDMLSLGLTGSHTEDMAYYGEFTKPLGAFKNVIGNELKFRVHLLRHHTVFEEMNRTAEYKEPYVEPGAMKIFADGALGGRTALLAKPYTDNPSVNGVAIHSEAGLKELVKLARSYGEAVAIHVIGDLALDLALTALEAYPVPEGKRDRLIHTVVASETLIDRMKKLDVALDLQPQFVTSDFPWAVERLGHDRIEWSYAWKKLLQNGLICAGGSDAPVEDVDPLLGIHAAVARRKPGETHGGYMPQEKLSRFEAIGLYTVGSAAAIGKEDTRGLIKEGYDADFTVFDRDLFSVEEDGILEAKVEWTVVAGEVMYRRGEAV
- a CDS encoding hemolysin family protein, with translation MDSIHLWNILLIILLIAFAAFFVGAEFAVVKVRMSRIEQLASEGNRSALLVQKILADLDYYLSTCQLGITVTALGLGWFGAEMVEDWLAPFLLELNISESFVGILALIAAFALVTFFYVVFGELAPRSIAVQRAEQVTLAIAQPLYAIGKVMKPFVWILAGSAKIVLRAFGVEPAGHGKAHSEEELKIIMTQSYKSGEINQTELSYMQNIFAFDERVAKDIMLPRTQMETLSQDMTHDELLEELREHQYTRYPITEKGDKDDIIGFVNVKEMLTLYTYREDLTACLVVHDLPFVHDNAPIQDVLLAMQQNRVHMAIIIDEYGGTAGMITMEDILEEIVGDIRDEFDEDEVEDIREIDAYRYMLSGRVLLEELEERFGIEFEESEDIDTIGGWMQTYDTEIAEGESVQTETHTFTVQEKDNHTIIQVLMTRHVHPLPEAEENKK